The genome window GTTTGCTCAGAATCGTCAACTTCTTTCCGCCAGACAGACAACTTCGATGGCTGCAGAATGACGAGTTCCAGCGACGTGTCCAAATCGAAATCGACCAGTTGAAGGTCGTTGATGGAACCTTCAATACCGGAAATGAGCGTTTGTTCTTCGAAGGTGATGTCGAGATTGGTGGCTGCCTGATCAGCAAAGACAGCGACGATTTCCTCCAGCCCCTCGCTGAAATCGACTTTGATAAACTCGAGCAAGTTCGACTCGATACGGCGTCGATCGCTTTGAACAGCATCTTCTGGCTTGGTGATGTTTGAGAAAGGAATCAGATTCGCCCGGACTTGATTCCAATTCATCGACTCCACGCCAGCGATTGCTGCGTCGAGGAATTTCATCACGTCTGCCCGAGTCTTCTCCTGAATCCGCTTCTGAAACGGTTCAAACAATGGGCGAGCAGCCTGCAATGTTTCGCGAATCGCTGGGTCCTGAGTTTCGAGCTGCACTGCCAGAACGGAGAGTATGACGAAGAGATTTTCCGGAGCGAATTCGTAGGCCTTAAGAATCGCTGCATTGGATTGGTTGCGTGCATCTTCGCTCGGAGCCACTCTGCCGACGGAATAGATCTCGTACCAGATCGTCGGATCTTCCGGAGACCGTTTGCTGGCTTCGTTGAGGAGTCTAATTTTCTCATTGATCCCTTTGACGGGATCGATGAGGCGAGCCTCCATGCGATAGCTGTAAGGCTCATCGGGTTCTTTTTCACGGAGAGACTGAATTGCCTCAACGGCTGATTCACGTGTGATTGTGTGGTTGGCTTCCTCTTTGTTTTCCCGCTGGCCCCGCTCTTCGACAGCCCCAGTGCGGGCGATTGCCAGATTTCTCCACGGAAGAATTTCGTTGGGAAGAACCTCGGCGAGTTCAGCGAAAACACGATCACTTTCCTGCCAGTCTTTATTCTCCAGCAGGGCAATGCCGACATACCGCGTTCCGAAGAAGTCTGTCGAAACAACGACGTCATCGTCGTAGGACTCGTTTACGTTGTCGGGCTGATCGTTTTGAACCTGCTTCTCTTTCCGTATCAACGCGGCCACGACCAGAACGATCGCAATGACGATTCCAATCCAGACCCACAAACTCTTCATCTTCGGTGTCCCGGGTTCTATTTGAAAATGCGCCAGATCGGCATTCTCATCGATCAAGCGATTCATCTGAAATAAGGCGTGCCGTTGTCGTAAGCAGGCATTTCTCTGCCAGAGCTTCGTCCATGACAGACACAACTCCGATCTCACGCAGCACATCCTCATGATGTTCGTCTACCGGACGTAGAATGCAACAGACATTGGTGAGACGTGCGATGTGAAATAGATCGCGGATCAGACTCTCCGAAATTTCAACGCGATTGAGAATCGCAACTCGCGTCGTCTCTGCCTGAGATTCGCGGACGAAGTCGATCCAGTGAGGAGTCCATTTCACCTGAATGGAACTGTCGTCGATGAGCGATCTCTCAAGGTGCGCAGTCAACAAGGATTGTGGCTCATGGACGACGATCTGCCGTTCCATCATTCACGGTCTCCTTATTCTGCACGGAAGGCAGATAGTCTGTGCGAATTCTGCCTTTTCGGTTCGCTTGCCAGTATTGGCCGGTCTCGACGTTCAAGCAAGTGAGCCAGCCTTCCGGGAAGACTTTGGTGTCAATGCACACAGCAAATCCGCGATCGTTCGGAACGCCAGACTTCTGGGCAGTGTGGCCACAGACAATGGTTTTTCCTGAACAGTGAGGCAACAACCTGTCGAAGCGTTCCCAATACAGGACGAAATCATCCTGTTGATCAACTGGAACATTTTCAATCAGCCCACCATGCACAAAGATATGCTTCTCAGTCTCCCAATACGGAAACAGGCCGGACTCGAGGAATTCCTGATGCTCTCGGGGAACGATCTGAGTCAGCTTCTTCGACTTGGCCGAAGAGCCTCCACCTTTGAGGTAAGACGAAATCGCTTCCTTACCGCCAGATAACTCCCAGTGCTTTTGCGACAATCTTCCAGTGAGCGCTGCATGCATCATCGCATCGTGATTTCCTCGAAGTGGAATACAGCATCCGCGCTGGGTTCGATCGATCACCCAATCCAAAACCTTCTTTGAATCGGGTCCGCGATCGACATAATCGCCGAGGAGCACGATGCGCTCGTCATCGGGAATCGAAACCGCTTTCACGAGCGACTTCAGGACGTCGTAACATCCATGAATGTCACCGATCGCGAATCGAGCAGGACGCACGTCAGTACTCTCCATCGTCTGCAAGAGTCTCCCGGTTCAGAACCACCAGTTGAGGATGCAATATTGCCGCCACTGTCACACGAACAGATCACGAAACCATCGGCGATTCACTTATTCTCCGACCAATTCTTGAATCTCAGCTTCGGTGAATGGTTGAGCGAGTCGTGCTCCGAGTTGTCCCACGACGCGTGCTGCAGCATGTGAAGCCAATCGCCCGGACTGCTTCCAGGTCATTCCGTTTGTGATTCCGTAGAGAATGCCAGCGGCATACATGTCTCCAGCCCCTGTCGTGTCGACAGGTGAGACTTCCACGCCTTCAATCGGAATGACAGCCCCTTCATGCATCAACACGGAACCGTCTCCTCCAAGAGTCAAAGCGACGTTCTCTGCATGATTGTGCAGTTCGTGCGCACAATCGACGGCGTCGTGCTTACCGGTGAGGGCTCGAGCTTCGTCGAGATTGCAGAAGACAAGATCCACAGGCCCTTCGATCAGCGAAAGGAATTCGTCTTTGTGGTACTGAATCAGAAACGGATCGCTGACAGTGAACGCAACTTTCACGTCATGCTTCTTGGCGAGTTCGATGGCTTTAAGAGCAGCGGATCGGGTCGGCTCTTGAGTGAAGAGATAGCCTTCCACGTAAACGAATTTCGACTGTCGAATCGCTGATTCCTGAATGTCTTCGGGAGTCAACGTGATGGAGACACCAAGCGATGTCAGCATGGTCCGTTCTGCATCCGGGGTGATGAGAATGACGCATGTTCCAGATTGGCCATCGTTGGTGGGAACTTCCACGGTGATGCCCTGCTTTCGCATGTCCTGCAGGAAGAACTGCCCGATTTCATCGGATGCAACTTTACAAGCGTAGGAAGCGGTTCCTCCGAAGCCCACAATGCCCATGATCGTATTGGCAGCAGATCCTCCAGCACATCGGGTTACATCAATCCCGGCGATCGCGTTTAGAACTTCCTGC of Thalassoglobus sp. JC818 contains these proteins:
- a CDS encoding metallophosphoesterase family protein, which translates into the protein MESTDVRPARFAIGDIHGCYDVLKSLVKAVSIPDDERIVLLGDYVDRGPDSKKVLDWVIDRTQRGCCIPLRGNHDAMMHAALTGRLSQKHWELSGGKEAISSYLKGGGSSAKSKKLTQIVPREHQEFLESGLFPYWETEKHIFVHGGLIENVPVDQQDDFVLYWERFDRLLPHCSGKTIVCGHTAQKSGVPNDRGFAVCIDTKVFPEGWLTCLNVETGQYWQANRKGRIRTDYLPSVQNKETVNDGTADRRP
- a CDS encoding adenosine kinase, whose translation is MSYDVFGVGNALVDIQAKVDESTLNRLDFQKGVMTLVDGEVQQEVLNAIAGIDVTRCAGGSAANTIMGIVGFGGTASYACKVASDEIGQFFLQDMRKQGITVEVPTNDGQSGTCVILITPDAERTMLTSLGVSITLTPEDIQESAIRQSKFVYVEGYLFTQEPTRSAALKAIELAKKHDVKVAFTVSDPFLIQYHKDEFLSLIEGPVDLVFCNLDEARALTGKHDAVDCAHELHNHAENVALTLGGDGSVLMHEGAVIPIEGVEVSPVDTTGAGDMYAAGILYGITNGMTWKQSGRLASHAAARVVGQLGARLAQPFTEAEIQELVGE